One genomic window of Paenibacillus xylanilyticus includes the following:
- a CDS encoding NUDIX hydrolase, whose protein sequence is MRRVDVAYALILDDTSSKILMVKNKGNASWSLPGGAVEKEETLDQAAIREAKEETGLDVKVQGIIAINECIFEKKQEHAIFFTFRAEVIGGSLELVRPHEISEIAWMDVDKAGELMPYYKDGIRSLVEGNEIPYYDQGRK, encoded by the coding sequence TCCTGGATGATACCTCATCCAAAATTCTAATGGTCAAGAACAAAGGCAATGCCAGTTGGTCGCTGCCTGGTGGCGCGGTGGAAAAGGAGGAAACGTTGGATCAAGCAGCCATCAGAGAAGCCAAAGAAGAAACTGGTCTTGATGTAAAAGTCCAAGGGATCATTGCCATCAATGAATGTATATTTGAGAAAAAGCAGGAGCATGCCATCTTCTTCACGTTTAGAGCTGAGGTTATTGGAGGAAGCTTAGAGCTTGTAAGGCCTCATGAAATATCCGAAATTGCCTGGATGGATGTGGACAAGGCTGGTGAGCTAATGCCGTATTATAAGGATGGCATACGGAGTCTAGTCGAAGGAAATGAGATTCCTTATTATGACCAAGGGAGAAAGTAA
- a CDS encoding AAA family ATPase has product MIVMINGAFGSGKTSAAKMLQPLINNSMIYDPEEIGYMIRKLIPEEYREENERTDDFQDIELWRVLTVKTAVEVRRKYNKHLIVPMTIYKEENFNHIYNGFKAIDEELYHFSLVATEETIYKRLAKRGDEFGGWQYQQAPKVVDALKDDKFGIHLITDHLETSEVVDIILRKIDQHHNHT; this is encoded by the coding sequence ATGATCGTTATGATTAATGGAGCGTTCGGTTCCGGCAAAACGTCGGCAGCAAAGATGCTCCAACCCTTAATCAACAATAGTATGATATACGACCCTGAAGAAATAGGTTATATGATCAGAAAACTCATTCCGGAGGAATACCGGGAAGAGAATGAGCGTACGGATGATTTTCAGGATATTGAACTATGGAGAGTTCTAACCGTGAAGACGGCCGTAGAAGTAAGGCGGAAATATAACAAGCACCTAATCGTTCCCATGACTATTTATAAAGAAGAGAACTTTAACCACATCTATAACGGATTCAAAGCCATTGACGAAGAGTTATATCATTTTTCGCTTGTGGCTACTGAAGAAACGATATACAAGCGGTTAGCTAAACGCGGAGATGAATTTGGAGGCTGGCAGTATCAACAAGCGCCGAAGGTTGTTGATGCTCTGAAGGATGATAAGTTTGGAATACACCTGATAACGGATCATCTTGAGACTAGTGAGGTTGTAGATATCATATTGAGGAAGATAGACCAACATCATAATCATACCTAG
- a CDS encoding serine hydrolase domain-containing protein → MLNLQKTEDKSFNELNDYVLRVKNELSATAAATCIIHHDRIVNEWYSGVHTESTGSRLVDEESQFHVASVRKTYLGLAISLALYEGKICSIDVDVADYLDDMDTVVVGNTTIRHLLTHTHGLGDLHHRLFLPGTDWKYNNVGVNLLIRIIRKLYQMPLSQLLEERVFTPMGFSHTGWRKEPNEKLVWLNEQYNDNQGDEANLFVSTKELAYWGYLHLKRGAMHGQQILPREVFEQATTIISPPDLEHQLPRNGFFWFVQDEPRAMTELGNELPSGSFQSLGITGCACLVIPKYRTVAVRMYNQTGSNPAGYDYLEDIKTFGNLVNKCARDL, encoded by the coding sequence TTGCTCAACTTACAGAAAACGGAGGATAAATCATTCAATGAACTGAATGATTATGTTTTACGGGTTAAAAACGAGCTATCTGCTACAGCAGCTGCAACCTGCATTATTCATCATGACCGAATCGTGAATGAATGGTACTCAGGAGTACATACCGAATCCACAGGCAGTCGATTAGTTGATGAGGAATCTCAATTTCATGTGGCATCGGTTCGAAAGACATATTTAGGACTTGCCATCAGTCTTGCCTTATATGAAGGGAAGATTTGCAGCATAGATGTTGATGTTGCCGACTATTTGGATGATATGGATACAGTGGTAGTGGGAAACACAACGATAAGACATCTGCTAACACACACCCATGGTTTGGGTGATCTCCATCATCGATTGTTTTTGCCAGGGACGGACTGGAAATACAATAATGTTGGAGTCAATCTGCTCATTAGGATCATCCGAAAATTATATCAGATGCCACTATCTCAACTACTTGAAGAACGTGTATTTACGCCCATGGGTTTTAGTCATACCGGTTGGAGAAAGGAACCGAATGAAAAGTTAGTTTGGCTCAATGAACAATATAACGATAATCAAGGCGATGAAGCCAACTTATTTGTGAGTACCAAGGAATTGGCCTACTGGGGTTATTTGCATTTGAAAAGGGGCGCCATGCATGGGCAGCAAATACTGCCGAGAGAAGTTTTTGAGCAAGCGACAACAATCATTAGTCCTCCAGATCTCGAACACCAATTACCGAGAAACGGTTTCTTTTGGTTTGTGCAGGATGAGCCGCGTGCTATGACGGAACTCGGGAATGAGCTTCCATCCGGTTCTTTTCAATCCTTGGGCATCACCGGCTGTGCCTGCCTTGTCATTCCGAAGTATAGAACAGTAGCGGTTAGAATGTATAATCAAACCGGATCCAATCCAGCAGGATATGATTATCTAGAGGATATCAAAACATTTGGAAATCTAGTTAACAAATGCGCCCGAGATCTATAA